A genomic segment from Acyrthosiphon pisum isolate AL4f chromosome A3, pea_aphid_22Mar2018_4r6ur, whole genome shotgun sequence encodes:
- the LOC100162382 gene encoding WW domain-binding protein 11, translated as MGRRSINTTKSGKYMNPTDQARKEARKKELKKNKKQRMIVRTAVLKGKDPLQILAEMEKIDQMEYNVVQPSPLNEKVLREKRRKLKETFDRVMKMYVKDELDKYHEIKRAESEYEKRRFKLISYFDAVKTAQQVSVDEIPLPVMTSNIPLPASDTGYNSNELPSGILKKPPLYTSPPMSPISGTKKRPPGVPPGVPPILTDEEKDDDDYEDDSSDGETAPKRSRTLRFAEPEDSGKENKTTDDIEMFMREIDEVQKRSSTGKHEDSNEIPLPLPAPSGRLPPGLPPSLPVGVPPPMPYRGPAGRMPPGPPPGRPPMLPPGPPPGLPPRMHVRLPPGPPPGMPPRMMRYNSGMHNNMNTAAAATAATAAVTPNIVSAEPQLINRDEAQHNTGSTIEAKPKMRNLAADITRFLPTSIRVKRDDGRPNKRDNAWEQHKAAEYKSNIAASNQQAGQQTKDDAYMQFMQEMEGLL; from the exons ATGGGGAGGCGTTCGATAAATACCACTAAAAGTGGGAAATATATGAATCCCACGGATCAAGCGA GAAAAGAAGCCAggaaaaaagaattaaaaaaaaataaaaaacagcgTATGATTGTTAGAACTGCTGTACTGAAAGGAAAAGATCCATTACAAATACTTGCTGAAATGGAAAAAATTGATCAAATGG aatataatgttGTTCAGCCATCTCCTCttaatgaaaaagtattaagagaaaaaagaagaaaactTAAAGAAACATTTGATCGAgttatgaaaatgtat gtGAAAGATGAACTTGATAAATATCATGAAATCAAACGAGCAGAATCAGAATACGAGAAACGTCGCTTCaagttaatatcatattttgatgCAGTAAAAACAGCTCAACAAGTATCAGTTGATGAAATTCCACTACCTGTTATGACGTCAAATATCCCATTACCTGCTTCAGATACAggatataattctaatgaaTTACCATCAGGAATATTGAAAAAGCCCCCATTATACAC tagTCCACCAATGTCACCAATATCAGGTACTAAAAAACGACCACCGGGTGTACCCCCTGGTGTACCACCTATATTAACAGACGAAGAAAAGGATGATGATGATTATGAAGATGATTCAAGTGATGGAGAAACTG cTCCAAAACGTTCTCGCACATTAAGATTTGCTGAACCAGAAGATTCTGgtaaagaaaataaaaccaCTGATGATATAGAGATGTTCATGAGAGAG atTGATGAAGTTCAAAAGAGGAGTTCAACAGGAAAACATGAAGACTCTAATGAAATTCCTTTACCATTACCTGCTCCATCAGGACGCTTACCTCCAGGATTACCGCCAA gtTTACCAGTGGGTGTTCCTCCTCCTATGCCATATCGTGGACCTGCTGGTAGAATGCCTCCAGGTCCACCTCCTGGTCGACCACCAATGTTACCTCCTGGACCTCCGCCTGGTTTACCACCACGTATGCATGTCCGATTACCCCCTGGACCCCCTCCTGGAATGCCACCAAGAATGATGAGGTATAACTCtggtatgcataataatatgaatacagcTGCAGCAGCTACCGCTGCCACTGCTGCTGTAACACCAAATATTGTGAGTGCCGAACCACAACTTATTAATCGCGACGAAGCTCAACACAATACTGGGTCTACAATTGAAGCAAAACCAAAAAtgag aaATCTCGCTGCTGATATCACACGATTCTTGCCTACATCCATCAGAGTGAAAAGAGATGATGGTAGACCAAACAAGCGAGATAATGCATGGGAACAACATAAAGCTGCagaatataaatctaatattgcTGCCAGTAACCAACAAGCCGGGCAACAGACTAAAGATGATGCATACATGCAATTTATGCAAGAAATGGAAGGGCTTCTTTGA